Proteins encoded together in one Microplitis mediator isolate UGA2020A chromosome 7, iyMicMedi2.1, whole genome shotgun sequence window:
- the LOC130670894 gene encoding inositol polyphosphate 1-phosphatase, translating into MKDVIKLLHLLLKSSEKAANIARACRQNDSLFRLLIQEKCDDEKNPRFFRDFKTLADVLIQETIRHDIGVEFPELAQMVKGEETNVFSNTLDKTVIVQVCSTCDETKNLLSQVLDDDIETAGLLAMEIHRDIELTEISPVVDVNYFDNHNIDIDINDLGIWIDPIDSTADYINANTIIDEATDLHLSGLKCVTVLIGAYLKSNGLPVLGVVNQPFFTYENSRWRGNCYWGIYSSEKSHSSLENSLVQNKTVVLSRYEDPNVKAKLSNCGFKLIEVAGAGYKILTVAIGQADAYILSKKSTYKWDTCGPHAILRSLGGGIIDFKKFTINNEHGDTQNDSQLIYNEGDESKHSNTGGLIAFRNPETLEILRQSLGLSTKL; encoded by the exons atgaaagatgtaataaaattattacatttattattaaaatcatcGGAAAAAGCTGCAAATATTGCACGTGCGTGTCGACAAAATGACTCATTATTTCGattattaattcaagaaaaatgtgatgatgaaaaaaaccCGCGATTTTTTCGTGATTTTAAAACACTCGCTGATGTTCTTATTCAAGAAACTATTCGTCATGACATTGGAGTAgag tttccaGAATTAGCTCAAATGGTTAAAGGTGAAGAAACAAATGTATTTAGTAATACACTCGACAAAACCGTTATCGTTCAAGTATGTTCGACATGCGatgaaacgaaaaatttattatcgcAAGTATTAGATGACGATATTGAGACAGCTGGTTTACTTGCAATGGAAATTCATCGAGATATTGAATTAACTGAAATAAGTCCAGTTGttgatgttaattattttgacaatcataatattgatattgataTCAATGACTTGGGAATTTGGATTGATCCGAttg attcAACGGCTGATTACATTAATGCCAATACGATTATTGATGAGGCAACGGACCTGCATTTAAGCGGATTGAAATGCGTTACTGTTCTCATTGGCGCTTATCTTAAAAGTAATGGTCTTCCTGTCTTGGGTGTCGTTAATCAACCTTTTTTTACTTACGAAAATTCACG atGGCGAGGAAATTGTTACTGGGGTATTTATTCATCGGAAAAAAGTCATTCGTCACTTGAAAACTCACTTGTGCAAAATAAAACAGTAGTATTGAGTCGTTACGAAGATCCAAATGTAAAAGCAAAGCTGAGTAATtgcggatttaaattaatagaagTTGCAGGTGCTggatataaaatattgactGTGGCAATTGGTCAAGCAGATGCATATATTCTCTCAAAAAAGTCAACATACAAATGGGACACGTGTGGCCCTCATGCTATTCTGCGATCCCTCGGTGGCggtattattgattttaaaaaatttacaataaataacgAGCACGGTGACACCCAAAATGACTCTCAACTAATATATAACGAGGGCGATGAATCAAAACACTCAAACACCGGAGGTTTAATTGCGTTCCGCAATCCCGAGACACTAGAAATTTTACGACAATCTTTGGGATTGTCAACTAaattatag